A window of Streptomyces sp. NBC_01689 genomic DNA:
TGGGACCTGCCGGGGCACGGCGGTTCCCGAGCGGACCTGATCGGGCCCGGCGCGACCGTCGCCGACCTCGCCGGGCTGGTGCTCGCTCTGGCCGACGCGCTCGGCGTCGACCGGTTCGCCTACGCGGGGGTGTCGCTCGGCGGCGCGGTCGGTCTGCACCTCGCCGTGCACCATCCCGACCGGGTGTCCGCCCTCGCCGTCCTCTGCTCCTCGGCCCACTTCGACGGCCGGGGGCCCTGGGAGGAGCGCGCGCGGACCGTCCGGCGCGACGGCCTGGCCGCGCTCGCCGAGAACGCCAACTCCCGCTGGTTCACACCGGGGTTCACCGTTCCGCGGCTGATCGAGGACCAGCGGACCGCGGACCCGGACGCGTATGCCGCCTGCTGCGACGCGCTCGCCGCCTTCGACCTCCGCGACCGGCTCGCTTCGATCACCGCTCCGACCCTGCTGGTCGCCGGACGGGAGGACCCGGCGACGCCGCCCGCGCATCTGCGGGAGATCGCGGACGCGGTGCCCGGTGCCTCGCTCACCGAGATCTCGGGTGCCTCGCACCTGGCGCCCGCGGAGCGGCCCGAGGCCGTACTCGCCGCGCTGCGGGGGCACTTCGACGGATTCGCGGCACGCGGCATGCGGGTGCGCCGGGAGGTTCTCGGCGACGCGCACGTGGACCGCGTACAGGCCGGGCAGACCCCGTTCACCGCCCGCTTCCAGGACTTCATCTCGCGCTACGCGTGGGGGGAGGTCTGGACGGACCCGACGCTGTCCCGCCGGGAGCGCAGCCTGATCACGCTGACGGCGCTGGTGGCGCACGGGCACCTCGACGAACTCGCGATGCACGTCCGGGCCGCGCGCCGGGGCGGTCTGACCCCCGAGGAGATCGGAGCCGTACTGCTCCAGACCGCCGTGTACTGCGGTGTCCCGGCGGCCAATGCGGCGTTCGCGGTGGCCCGGCGCGTGCTCGACCAACTCGACGGACCCGACGGACCCGACGGACCCGACGGACCCGACGGACCCGACGGACCCGACGGAAAAGGTGACCCCCACGGAAAAGGTGGCCCCGAGGACGGCAGACGTGGTGATCGCGGCGGGACCGGTGAAGGCGACGCGGCTCGGGTCTCAGGGGAATCCGGGGAATCCTGAGCCGCCCCCGCGGGCCCGGCCGCTCGAAGGCGGCCGGGGGGAGGGGTCAGCGCAGTCCCCGGCCCGTCGCCAGGACCTCCTCCGCCTTCGCCACCAGCCCGTCGGCCCCGCATGAACGCGCCAGCGTCAGGCCCTTGTTGAGCTCCGAGACCGAGCGCGCCGCGATGCCGTACTCGACCCGGGCCGCGGCGTGCTCGTACTGGCAGGGCGAGGCCTCCAGATAGGCGACGGCCTGCGCCGCGAGGCGTACCGCGCGTTGGCCCGACTCCAGGGCCGCCGCGCAGCGCAGTGCTTCTCCTATGGCGGTGTCGGTGCCGAACCGCTCGGCCCGGCGGCGGGTGTCGAGGGCCAGCGCGGCGGCCCGCGCCGGGTCCTCCGAGGCGAGCGCGCGGGCGAGGTCGATCGACCAGGGCGCCATCACCGTGTTGTGGTGGCCCCGGACGGCGGAGGCCTTCTCGGCGGCCTCCAGTTCGTTGATGCCGTCCTTGACCCGGCCGACGGCGATCAGCAGCCGGCCCCGGACGGAGCGGGTGTCGGGCAGCACGATCGTGGTCGGGTACGGCGGTGCGAAGCCGTACTGCTCGGCGATGGCCCAGGCCTCCCGGACGTCGCCGCGGGCGAGCAGCGTGTCGACGAGGCCGCAGGTGGCGGACCAGTACAGGGGCAGTCCGCGCCCGACCCGTTCGGCGATGCGCAGGGACTCGCGCAGGGTGGTCTCGGCGTCCCTCAGCCGGCCCCGCCTGCGGTGCGCCAGCCCGACGAAGGCGTGCGCCAGGGAGAGATGGCCGCCGCTCCAGCCGGCGGTCGTGTACGCACGCAGTGCTTCGGAGAAGAGGCTCTCGGCCCGGTCCAGGCGGTCCGCGTAGGCGTACGAACTGCCCAGCATCATGAGGAGTTCGAGTCCCCACTCGGTGTCGGTCCAGCCGAGCCCGGGGGCCAGGCGGCCGTTGACGAGGGCCCGGTCGCAGAGTGCCACGACCTCCTCCGCGCTCTCGCCCCGGGTCATCGCGTCGAAGCCGCGCAGTATCAGCAGGGCCCGCTCGGAGTTGTCCCGCCCGGTGCAGGTCCCGGCGAGTTCGGCGAGCCCCTGGGAGCGTCCCGGTACGTGGTCCTCGCCGGCGTGGATGCCCTCCCACATGTAGTGCACGGCCTGCAGCCGCATCCGGGCCGGGCCGGCCGCGAGCCGGGCGGCCTCCGCGTCGACGGTGCGCACGGCCTCGTCCAACTGGTTGTTGTGGACGAGTGCCTGGGAGAGCCGGAACACGGCGTCCACCCGCAGATCGCCGGCGAGTCCCGGCCGTTCGAGTGCGGCGCGCAGATGGCCGATGGTGGTGGCGGGGGCCGTCAGCAGGGTGGCGCAGCCGAGTTCGTAGAGGACGCGTGCGTGGACCTCGGGGAGCGGGGGTTCCCTGAGCGCGCGTTCCAGACAGCGCCGGGCCGCGTCGGGAGCGCCGACGGCGAGGTGTTCGCGGGCCGCCTCCCGCATCTGCTCGACGAGTTCGGGGTCGTCGTCCGGGTGCACTTCGAGAAGGTGGCGGGACGCGGCCGCGGCGCCGCGGCCCGACTCGGTGACCGCCCAGGCGGCTTGGCCGTGCATCGCGGTGCGCAGCGCGTCGGGGATCGAGCGGTAGACCGCGCTGGCGATCAGCGGGTGCACGAACTCCAGCTCGCTGCCCGCGATGTGGTTGCCGGTGGGCTCGGCGTCGGTCAGGATGCGTGCGGCGCCGAGCAGTTCCGCGCAGCGCTCGGCCTCGTCGACTGGCATCCCCGCGAGTTGGGCGGCGAGGTCGAGGGAGATGCCCGTGCCGAGTATCGCGGCCGCCCAGGCGAAGCGGGTGGCGTCGATGCCGAGGCCTTCGAGGCGGGCGACGAGTCCGCGGCCGCGCGCCGAGCGGTTCAGGGCGCGCAGTTCGGCGGCCGACGCCTCGACCGGTTCCAGCTCGGTGTCCTGCACCTTGGCCAGGAGTTCGACGGTCTCGTAGGGGTTGCCGCCGGTGACCGCCCACACCTCGCGGCAGAACGGGGCGTCGGCGTGCTCGCCGAGGGTGGCCCGGGTGAGTCCCTCGGTGGCTTCGGGGGTCAGGGCGCTGAGGGTGACGATCGGGCGGGCCGCGGCGGTGACGGCGTCGAGGTGCCGGGCCCGCTCCCCGGTGACCTCGCCGGGGCGGCGGGCGACCACGACGAGGACGGGCAGGTCGTCGAGGCGCTCGGCGAACGCGGCCAGCCAGCGCAGGGTCTCCTGGTCGGCCCAGTGCGCGTCGTCGACCATCAGGACGAGCGGCCACTCGCGCTTGGCGAGGCGGCGCACGGCCGCGACCAGGCCGTCGCACACGCCCTGCGGGTCGGCCTGGCGGTCACCCGGTTCGGCGATGCCGAGGGCGGGGCCCGCGATGTCGTACCAGTCGCCCAGGTATTCGCGGGCCTCCTCCGGCATCAGCGAGACGATGGCGGGCTGGAGGAGCTGCCGTATGACGTTGAAGGGGACGGAGGTGACGGTCTCGCCGCCGCGGGCCGACCACACCGTGCAGCCCCGGGCTTCGGCCACCCGGCGGGCCTCCGCGAGCAGTGCGGTCTTGCCGATGCCCGCCTCGCCGCCGAACACCAGCAGGCTGCCCGCGGACGAGGCGTCCGCGCGCAGGGCCTCGACGGCCGCCGCGACGTCCGCGATCTCCCTCTCGCGCTCCCAGAGGGCGGCGGAGGCCGCCGGTCCCGGCCGCGCCTGCGTCATGCCGCTACCTCCCCAGGCCGCACGGACGACGTACAGGCATCGAGCGTAGCCGTCACCGAGCCGATACGGAGAGGGGTCGGGGCACCTGTTGCCGGGACGGGTGATGTCGCGCACCCGAAGGCGACGCGCTCCGGTGCCGAGCGGGCACGGGAACGCCCCGGCCGGTCGACGGCCGTCGGGATGACGCCGTTTCCCGGCGGAGCGCGCTCGGTGCGCCGTCGGGCCAAAATCCTTGCGGGTGGCGGGAGTTGGGTCGGACCGGTCGGCAGGTCCGACGGGCGGGGCGTGCTGCCGGGTGATCGGCGCGGCCGGCGCCGGGGCGGCGCGCACCGGTGCCTCACGGGTGGGGGTTCCGGTCTCCGGGGACGGTGCGGGCGGTCCCCTCTCATCCGCCTTTCACCCAGGGCTCATACGGTGGGTCCATGACGCAGGCGACTCCCCCCGGCTGGTATCCCGACCCCGGGCAGACAAGTGACAGTCCCGCCACCGAACGCTGGTGGGACGGCAGGGCGTGGACAGAGCAGACCCGCCCCCTCGGGTCCGGTGCCGTGTGGGGTCCCCCGGGACAGCCGCCGGCCGCCGGGCCGTACCCGGTCTTCCCGCCCGCGCCTCCCGGGCCGCGCCGTCACCTGCTGCGCACCGGCATAGCGGTCGCCGCCGCGCTCGCGGTCCTCGCGGGCATCGGGGGCGGCGTGTACGCCCTCACCAAGGACGACGGGAACGGCGCGAGCAGCGCCGGTGCCCGGCAGCCCGGCGGACAGAACGGCCCGGGCGGCTTCGGCGGCGGGCAGGACGGCGGCTCGGGCGGTGGCGGGAGCGGCGGCTCCGGAGACGGGCAGAACGGCGGACCGGGCGGCTCCGGGGGACAGACCCCGGCGCCGGGCGCGTCGGGTCTGCCGGGCACCGAGGACGGCTACGCCACCGACGTCTCCAGCGGCATCAGCCTCCCGGTGCCCGACGACTGGACCGGCCAGAGCGGCATGGCGGGCGCGGTGCTGTCGACCAAGGACACCTACGAGTGCCCCGGCGACACCTCGCAGAAGTGCCAGCGGGGCGGTGCCTACTCGGCGCCCGCGAGCTTCCAGAAACTGAAGTCCACCACGCCGGAGGCGGCCGCCAAGGAGGACATCGCCAAGAACGCGCAGGAGTCCTACGGCAAGGGCTACGGCGAGATCACCTCGCACACGCGGCTCGCCTCGAAGGCGGTCACCGTGGCCGGCCAGAAGGGCTATCTCGTCCGCTGGAAGGTCGTCACCAGCAAGGGCGACGACGGCTACGTCGAATCACTCGTCCTCCCCTCCCCCGCCGACCCCAGGTCGCTGGTCGTCGTCCGCTTCGGCGTGGACGCCGGTTCCAAGGCCCCTCGGCAGTCCGTCATCGACGACATCACCAAGGGGATCAAGCCGGCGTCCGGAGTGGCCGGCGACGGGCAGAACGTCTGACCGAGGCCGCCGCGCCTCCCCGCGCCCGCCCCCGGACACGGTTCGGCCGGGCGGGGTGCCTCTCCGCTCAAGAGGAACCCCACCCGGCCGGGGGGTGCGCGCCGCCCCCGTCCCCACGGTGCGGCGCGAGCAGGCCGACGTCCGGTCATCCCGCGGACGGCGACCTGGGTCTCAGGTCAGTCCGAGTGCCGGAATCACCACGGCCTCCACGAACTGTGTGATGTACGCCGCGTCCGCGTACTCGCCCTCCAGAACCGGGCGCACGCGCACGACGCCGAACAGCTGCGCCGGGATGAACTCCAGTGCCGGATGGTCGGCCGGCACCTCTCCCCGTGCGACCCCGCGGGCGATGATCTCCCTCACCGCGCTGATCTCGGGCTCGATGAGCGCCTCGCGCAGGGCCTCCCGCAGCTCCTGGTCCTGCAGCACGGCGTGACCGAGCGCCTGGAGCAGCTGAGTGTCACGGCCCGACCAGTCCCCGGCGGCCCGCGCCATCGCGCGCAGATCACCGACGAGCGAGCCGGTGTCGATCCCCGAGAACCGCGGGCACTGGTTGCTGCGCAGTGCGGCGGCCACGAACTGGGGCTTCGTCTTCCACTGGCGGTACAGCGTGGACTTGCTGCAGCGGGTGCTCGCGGCCACGGCCTCCATGGTGAACGAGTCGTATCCGCACGTCCGGATCTGTTCGAGCACGGCGTCGTAGAACTCCTGCTCACGCTCGGGCGTGATCTTGGAGCGGCGCGAGGCGACGACCGACTCCGGTCCCTCCGCGGCCTGCGACGTCATGGCTCTTCTCCTCGCTCGTGCGGGTGGTCCGTTTCACAGAGTCTAATCGATACGCCAGTGTACCGGAACGCATTGGTATCGGTACACTGGCGTATCGGTACACTGTCGTATCGATGAGCCTTGGACAGGATCCACCCTTCTGTCGAATCAGACGCCGAGTGGCGCCTGTCCTGGGCTCACCGCACACCACCCCACACAAGAACGTCAGCAAAGGGGCCGGGGGATGGATTCCCGAACCGAGCCTGCAGAACCCGAGCCAACCGCGGCCGTACGGCGACCGTCGCGGCGCGACACCGCCGCCCGGCCTCCGCTCGT
This region includes:
- a CDS encoding ATP-binding protein, encoding MTQARPGPAASAALWEREREIADVAAAVEALRADASSAGSLLVFGGEAGIGKTALLAEARRVAEARGCTVWSARGGETVTSVPFNVIRQLLQPAIVSLMPEEAREYLGDWYDIAGPALGIAEPGDRQADPQGVCDGLVAAVRRLAKREWPLVLMVDDAHWADQETLRWLAAFAERLDDLPVLVVVARRPGEVTGERARHLDAVTAAARPIVTLSALTPEATEGLTRATLGEHADAPFCREVWAVTGGNPYETVELLAKVQDTELEPVEASAAELRALNRSARGRGLVARLEGLGIDATRFAWAAAILGTGISLDLAAQLAGMPVDEAERCAELLGAARILTDAEPTGNHIAGSELEFVHPLIASAVYRSIPDALRTAMHGQAAWAVTESGRGAAAASRHLLEVHPDDDPELVEQMREAAREHLAVGAPDAARRCLERALREPPLPEVHARVLYELGCATLLTAPATTIGHLRAALERPGLAGDLRVDAVFRLSQALVHNNQLDEAVRTVDAEAARLAAGPARMRLQAVHYMWEGIHAGEDHVPGRSQGLAELAGTCTGRDNSERALLILRGFDAMTRGESAEEVVALCDRALVNGRLAPGLGWTDTEWGLELLMMLGSSYAYADRLDRAESLFSEALRAYTTAGWSGGHLSLAHAFVGLAHRRRGRLRDAETTLRESLRIAERVGRGLPLYWSATCGLVDTLLARGDVREAWAIAEQYGFAPPYPTTIVLPDTRSVRGRLLIAVGRVKDGINELEAAEKASAVRGHHNTVMAPWSIDLARALASEDPARAAALALDTRRRAERFGTDTAIGEALRCAAALESGQRAVRLAAQAVAYLEASPCQYEHAAARVEYGIAARSVSELNKGLTLARSCGADGLVAKAEEVLATGRGLR
- the pcaDC gene encoding bifunctional 3-oxoadipate enol-lactonase/4-carboxymuconolactone decarboxylase PcaDC, which translates into the protein MTTVPADRLPHHRTEGPATAPPLFLGPSLGTSTALWDGVAPELSVTHRVVRWDLPGHGGSRADLIGPGATVADLAGLVLALADALGVDRFAYAGVSLGGAVGLHLAVHHPDRVSALAVLCSSAHFDGRGPWEERARTVRRDGLAALAENANSRWFTPGFTVPRLIEDQRTADPDAYAACCDALAAFDLRDRLASITAPTLLVAGREDPATPPAHLREIADAVPGASLTEISGASHLAPAERPEAVLAALRGHFDGFAARGMRVRREVLGDAHVDRVQAGQTPFTARFQDFISRYAWGEVWTDPTLSRRERSLITLTALVAHGHLDELAMHVRAARRGGLTPEEIGAVLLQTAVYCGVPAANAAFAVARRVLDQLDGPDGPDGPDGPDGPDGPDGKGDPHGKGGPEDGRRGDRGGTGEGDAARVSGESGES
- a CDS encoding DUF2510 domain-containing protein, producing MTQATPPGWYPDPGQTSDSPATERWWDGRAWTEQTRPLGSGAVWGPPGQPPAAGPYPVFPPAPPGPRRHLLRTGIAVAAALAVLAGIGGGVYALTKDDGNGASSAGARQPGGQNGPGGFGGGQDGGSGGGGSGGSGDGQNGGPGGSGGQTPAPGASGLPGTEDGYATDVSSGISLPVPDDWTGQSGMAGAVLSTKDTYECPGDTSQKCQRGGAYSAPASFQKLKSTTPEAAAKEDIAKNAQESYGKGYGEITSHTRLASKAVTVAGQKGYLVRWKVVTSKGDDGYVESLVLPSPADPRSLVVVRFGVDAGSKAPRQSVIDDITKGIKPASGVAGDGQNV
- a CDS encoding TetR/AcrR family transcriptional regulator, whose translation is MTSQAAEGPESVVASRRSKITPEREQEFYDAVLEQIRTCGYDSFTMEAVAASTRCSKSTLYRQWKTKPQFVAAALRSNQCPRFSGIDTGSLVGDLRAMARAAGDWSGRDTQLLQALGHAVLQDQELREALREALIEPEISAVREIIARGVARGEVPADHPALEFIPAQLFGVVRVRPVLEGEYADAAYITQFVEAVVIPALGLT